One genomic segment of Clostridium estertheticum subsp. estertheticum includes these proteins:
- a CDS encoding DUF2238 domain-containing protein: protein MLGYNKIETFHATLLLIFSAALIWSVINPKDLFIWFLEVLPAIIGLVVIIFTYSRFRLTNLTYFLILVHMIILIIGGHYTYEKMPIFNWIRDTFHLSRNYYDRLGHFAQGFIPAILVREILLRQSTLKRSKLLSFIIISICLSISASYELIEWGVAEATGSAADAFLGTQGDVWDTQWDMFLALCGSIISLISMSNLHDNFLKKIK from the coding sequence ATGCTTGGTTATAATAAAATTGAAACATTCCATGCTACATTATTATTAATATTTTCTGCCGCACTGATTTGGTCGGTTATAAACCCAAAGGATTTGTTTATATGGTTTTTAGAAGTTCTCCCAGCCATAATCGGGTTAGTGGTTATTATTTTTACGTATAGTCGATTTCGATTAACCAATTTAACCTATTTTTTGATATTAGTACACATGATTATTTTAATTATCGGTGGGCACTATACATATGAAAAAATGCCAATTTTTAATTGGATAAGGGACACGTTTCATCTTTCTAGGAATTATTATGATCGATTGGGACATTTTGCACAGGGCTTTATACCTGCCATACTTGTCAGAGAGATATTATTAAGGCAGTCCACATTAAAGCGTAGTAAATTACTATCTTTCATTATTATAAGTATTTGTCTTTCAATTAGTGCCTCATATGAATTGATAGAATGGGGGGTAGCTGAGGCAACTGGTAGTGCGGCTGATGCATTTCTAGGCACACAAGGTGATGTTTGGGATACACAATGGGATATGTTTTTAGCACTTTGTGGATCAATAATATCATTAATATCGATGAGCAATCTACATGATAATTTCTTGAAAAAAATAAAGTGA
- a CDS encoding alpha/beta fold hydrolase, which translates to MKFYEYGDKSSPHIMLIHGAGRSYWLYLREARLLQNKYHVILPVIDGHGEEGNVPYISTEKIVDQLIEYIDKNCDGKLFAVSGVSLGGQITIELLSRRRDIAKKAIVESGLCIPQPFLSKFSIFVVKLCGKWMFSKSFGKWALKRLPKRMQYPKEIAELYLRDTTSMKIENLIQILDTYYQYKLKESLKDSQADTIYWYGSKEMKCIKQSSKLFQSYMEKCKIVELKGYYHSEISDYHPEEWVEKAEEFFNH; encoded by the coding sequence ATGAAATTTTATGAATATGGAGATAAAAGTTCACCACACATAATGCTAATTCATGGTGCAGGTAGATCCTATTGGCTTTATTTACGAGAAGCTAGATTATTGCAAAATAAATATCATGTAATATTACCAGTGATTGATGGACATGGTGAAGAAGGAAATGTTCCTTATATTTCTACAGAAAAAATTGTAGACCAGTTAATTGAGTATATTGACAAAAACTGCGATGGTAAACTTTTTGCAGTCAGCGGAGTATCTCTTGGTGGTCAGATTACAATAGAACTTCTATCAAGAAGACGGGATATTGCAAAAAAAGCGATTGTAGAAAGTGGACTTTGTATTCCTCAGCCATTTCTTTCGAAATTTAGTATTTTTGTAGTTAAACTATGTGGCAAATGGATGTTTTCCAAATCATTTGGTAAATGGGCACTAAAGAGACTTCCTAAACGCATGCAATACCCTAAAGAGATCGCAGAGTTGTATTTGAGAGATACTACATCTATGAAAATTGAAAATCTAATTCAGATTTTAGATACCTATTATCAATACAAATTGAAAGAAAGCTTAAAAGACAGTCAGGCAGATACCATTTACTGGTATGGAAGTAAGGAAATGAAATGTATTAAACAATCATCAAAATTATTCCAGTCTTATATGGAAAAGTGTAAAATAGTTGAATTGAAAGGATATTATCATTCAGAAATAAGTGATTACCATCCAGAAGAATGGGTGGAGAAAGCAGAAGAATTTTTTAACCACTAA
- a CDS encoding TetR/AcrR family transcriptional regulator, whose amino-acid sequence MPKIYSQEKRQEIREQIMDMGLELIKQYGMRKMSIEQITKKVGIAQGTFYNFFDSKEMLVYGLANAYQERINQKVEEIIQIKGYLDREDLRKLYSGMILKDEDNVYRFLKREDIQTFLTRLPSDCLNKISDAKMQMEKNLRYVNEKKDKYDLDAILNWIQVMNLVVENKDILVETGIEKIVHRMIENMLDEIF is encoded by the coding sequence ATGCCAAAAATATACTCACAAGAAAAGCGCCAAGAAATAAGAGAACAAATTATGGATATGGGTTTGGAACTAATAAAGCAATATGGAATGAGAAAAATGAGCATCGAACAAATTACGAAGAAAGTAGGAATTGCACAAGGCACATTCTACAATTTTTTTGATTCGAAGGAGATGCTGGTATATGGGCTAGCTAATGCTTATCAAGAAAGAATCAATCAGAAGGTGGAAGAAATTATTCAAATAAAGGGGTATCTAGATCGGGAAGATTTGAGAAAATTATACTCTGGTATGATTTTGAAGGATGAAGATAATGTGTATCGCTTCCTGAAAAGAGAGGATATACAGACATTCCTTACTAGACTTCCCAGTGATTGTTTGAATAAAATATCAGATGCAAAAATGCAAATGGAGAAAAATTTACGCTATGTAAATGAAAAAAAAGATAAGTATGATCTGGATGCGATTCTTAACTGGATTCAGGTTATGAATCTCGTAGTAGAAAATAAGGATATTTTAGTCGAAACAGGTATTGAGAAAATCGTTCATAGAATGATAGAAAATATGTTGGATGAAATATTTTAA
- a CDS encoding transcription elongation factor GreAB — protein sequence MKGVLLNMKRIRRYSLLVTILSVITIFGAFTACSKSQPQPQSEKTNPYNGRTLNIGVIGEPPNVREKQVTFVKIKFSDLEKNLFSSQYDTIFITKNNLSEASQGKYASIYKKSKIPFFFIQTEKSYVPFVMEDLTYDNAPTVTDQTYATGILYTGAKLNTWGYGLYNDIENQANIKDVYSRIFETILKNATSK from the coding sequence ATGAAGGGGGTACTTTTAAATATGAAAAGAATACGACGCTATTCTTTATTAGTTACAATACTTAGTGTAATTACAATATTCGGTGCTTTTACAGCCTGTAGTAAGTCACAACCACAGCCACAATCAGAAAAAACGAATCCGTATAATGGGAGGACGTTAAACATTGGAGTTATTGGTGAGCCACCTAACGTACGTGAAAAACAAGTCACTTTCGTCAAAATAAAATTTTCTGATTTAGAAAAGAACCTCTTTAGTTCACAATATGATACAATCTTCATTACTAAAAATAACTTATCAGAAGCCTCACAAGGGAAATATGCCTCTATTTACAAAAAATCTAAAATACCGTTCTTTTTTATTCAAACTGAAAAAAGTTACGTTCCATTCGTAATGGAAGACCTCACTTACGACAATGCACCTACGGTTACTGACCAAACATATGCAACAGGCATTTTGTATACTGGGGCTAAATTGAATACCTGGGGATACGGTTTATACAATGATATTGAAAATCAAGCGAATATTAAAGATGTGTACTCCCGAATTTTTGAAACGATTTTAAAGAACGCAACGTCAAAGTAA
- a CDS encoding sugar O-acetyltransferase, translating into MNFKEIMKQNKGYCSKHTDMPSELQQKAKELCWKYNQTGPSEGEKRSCILKELFGTYHPLTFIEPSFRCDYGFNIHTHGLTVINYNCVILDTSPVHIGANSFIAPGVCLACSGHAVLPIQRAEGIGTSKPITIEDDVWIGANVTVCGGVTIGKGSIIGAGSVVNKDIPAGVIAVGNPCRVLREITKEDVINLSAE; encoded by the coding sequence ATGAATTTTAAAGAAATTATGAAACAAAATAAAGGATATTGTTCAAAGCACACAGATATGCCGTCAGAATTACAACAAAAGGCGAAAGAATTATGTTGGAAATATAATCAGACTGGACCATCTGAGGGAGAAAAAAGAAGTTGTATTTTAAAAGAATTATTTGGAACTTATCATCCGCTAACATTTATTGAACCATCATTTCGTTGTGATTATGGTTTCAATATACATACCCATGGACTTACTGTGATTAACTATAATTGTGTGATACTGGATACATCGCCAGTCCATATTGGTGCAAATTCATTTATAGCTCCTGGGGTTTGTTTAGCGTGTTCAGGACATGCTGTTCTTCCAATACAAAGAGCAGAAGGAATTGGAACTTCAAAACCGATTACAATAGAAGATGATGTATGGATTGGTGCCAATGTTACTGTATGTGGTGGAGTTACTATCGGAAAAGGTAGCATTATTGGAGCGGGAAGTGTGGTAAATAAAGATATTCCAGCAGGGGTAATTGCAGTAGGTAATCCTTGCAGAGTATTGCGAGAGATTACAAAAGAAGACGTAATTAACTTATCCGCTGAGTAA
- a CDS encoding MBL fold metallo-hydrolase: MPIIYNDLYQFNSYISPINLSFHQYLLLTDEPVLVHTGSIQQTENLIPQLKEILVDKKLKYIFVSHFESDECGGLSLLLKTFPEAKTICSEITARQLIGFGIADEVIIKKPGEKLISSDYELEFFSYPSEMHLWEGILLMENNRGIFFSSDLIFGMGKFNGEVINGNWQKEVDNITLEQIPSTEQRAKVQQTLSELNPKFAAVGHGQCLKFQ, encoded by the coding sequence ATGCCTATTATTTATAATGATTTATACCAATTCAACAGTTATATTTCGCCTATTAACCTTTCATTTCATCAATATCTTTTGTTAACAGATGAACCAGTTTTAGTTCATACTGGTAGCATACAACAAACAGAAAATCTAATACCACAATTGAAAGAAATTCTAGTCGACAAAAAATTAAAATATATTTTTGTTTCACATTTTGAATCAGACGAATGCGGTGGATTATCTTTGCTGTTAAAGACTTTTCCAGAAGCAAAGACAATTTGTTCAGAAATCACAGCAAGACAGCTAATTGGATTTGGGATCGCAGATGAAGTAATAATTAAAAAGCCTGGTGAAAAATTGATTAGCAGTGACTATGAACTTGAATTTTTTAGTTACCCATCAGAAATGCATCTATGGGAAGGTATTCTTCTTATGGAGAACAATCGTGGAATATTCTTCAGCAGTGATTTAATATTCGGTATGGGTAAATTTAATGGTGAAGTAATAAATGGAAACTGGCAGAAAGAAGTAGACAATATCACATTGGAGCAGATACCAAGCACAGAACAAAGAGCAAAGGTCCAGCAGACTTTATCTGAATTAAATCCAAAGTTTGCAGCTGTAGGTCACGGTCAATGTCTTAAGTTCCAATAA
- a CDS encoding cupin domain-containing protein: MKILNVNAITEKTMRKSLFTEGTMDSGILFYEPDETMTPHKHTNLDEIFYVVTGEGIITVNGEDISIKANDVILSPNGESHGFTNNGHNKLVILQVKNTIVKM, encoded by the coding sequence ATGAAGATATTAAACGTTAATGCTATTACAGAAAAAACTATGAGGAAATCATTATTCACAGAAGGTACAATGGATTCAGGTATTTTATTCTACGAGCCAGATGAAACAATGACCCCTCATAAGCATACAAATTTAGATGAAATATTCTATGTAGTTACTGGCGAAGGGATAATAACTGTAAATGGAGAAGACATTTCAATTAAAGCGAATGATGTAATCTTATCCCCAAATGGAGAAAGCCATGGATTTACAAACAATGGACACAATAAATTAGTTATTTTACAAGTAAAAAACACTATTGTAAAAATGTAA
- a CDS encoding winged helix-turn-helix transcriptional regulator, producing the protein MACGKLCPIEETVNLISHKWKVLILRNLNDGGTQRFTELANGINGISEKMLTQQLRQMETDDLIIRNVYPEVPPKVEYSLSELGASLKPVLDSMNIWGLSYIKANKHIYKE; encoded by the coding sequence ATGGCCTGTGGTAAATTATGTCCAATTGAAGAAACTGTTAATCTTATTAGCCACAAGTGGAAGGTTCTTATTTTAAGAAACTTAAATGACGGTGGAACACAAAGATTCACTGAACTTGCTAATGGAATTAATGGGATAAGTGAAAAGATGTTAACACAACAACTTCGACAAATGGAAACTGATGATTTGATTATTAGAAATGTATACCCTGAGGTTCCACCTAAAGTTGAGTATTCTCTATCAGAACTGGGAGCTAGTTTAAAGCCGGTTTTAGATTCTATGAATATCTGGGGCTTGAGCTATATAAAAGCTAATAAACACATTTATAAAGAGTAG
- a CDS encoding redox-sensing transcriptional repressor Rex, with protein sequence MENQKNIPMLVIRRMTKYHTYLNKLVLNNVVTISSRKFGEIIGFTSSQIRRDLNYFGDFGTQRIGYNVKELLIEINGILGLFKKHNMIIIGANNIGKATVNYTRYKQLNLKLVGIFDVNPELIGLTIQNIKVLHINKLVSFLKTIPTDIGVVCVSKNYAQKVTDIMVENGVKCICNITPVDLKVPKDIILENVNLTDSLLTLSCLMNASI encoded by the coding sequence GTGGAAAATCAAAAAAATATACCAATGCTGGTTATTAGGCGAATGACTAAATACCATACCTATTTAAATAAACTCGTTCTTAATAATGTTGTTACAATATCCTCAAGAAAATTTGGTGAGATAATTGGGTTTACCTCTAGTCAAATAAGACGAGACCTAAATTATTTTGGAGATTTCGGGACACAGAGAATAGGGTATAATGTTAAAGAATTACTAATTGAAATTAATGGTATATTGGGACTTTTTAAAAAACACAATATGATAATAATAGGAGCAAATAATATTGGAAAAGCTACTGTTAATTATACTAGATATAAACAATTAAATTTAAAATTAGTTGGTATTTTTGATGTTAATCCAGAACTTATAGGATTAACAATTCAAAATATCAAAGTATTACACATAAACAAATTAGTAAGTTTCTTAAAGACAATACCAACAGACATCGGGGTAGTTTGTGTATCAAAGAATTATGCACAAAAGGTTACTGACATTATGGTAGAAAACGGAGTTAAATGTATATGTAATATTACACCTGTGGATTTAAAGGTACCAAAAGACATAATTTTAGAAAATGTCAATTTAACCGATAGCTTGTTAACACTTAGTTGTTTAATGAATGCCAGTATTTAA
- the adhE gene encoding bifunctional acetaldehyde-CoA/alcohol dehydrogenase: MKLTNVEELNKKLKSVKEAQVKFSTYTQAQVDEIFKKVAMAALDARISLAKMAVEESGMGLVEDKVIKNHFAAEYIYNKYKDEKTCGVIERDETYGITKIAEPIGVIAAIVPTTNPTSTVIFKSLISLKTRNGIIFSPHPRSKKSTIATAKLLLDAAVKAGAPEGIIDWIDNPSIELSKILMSEADVVLATGGPGMVKSAYSSGKPAIGVGPGNTPAIIDESADIKMAVSSIILSKTYDNGTICASEQSIIVLDSIYTKVKNELIKRGAYMLTQDEIDKVKNIMFKNDKINPNIVGKSACNIAKLADVNVPEWTKVLIGEVKSVELDELFSREKLSTVLAMYKVKSFDEALEKAERLIELGGMGHTSSLYVDSLREKEKVEKFSSKMKTVRTFINMPSAQGASGDLFNFKIAPSFTLGCGFWGGNSVSENVGPKHLLNIKTVAERRENMLWFKVPEKIYFKYGCLESALKELKDMGKKRAFIVTDKMLCELGYADKITKVLEKIDISFKVFSDVKSDPTLECAYQGAKEMLEFEPDTIITIGGGSAMDAAKIMQVLYEHPEEKFDELAMKFMDIRKRIHHFPKLGIKAILVAIPTTAGTGSEVTPFAVITDEKTGMKYPLSDYELTPNMAIVDAEFMMNMPKGLTAATGIDALSHAIEAYVSVMATDYTDGLALQAIKMIFEYLPAAYSEGTTNIVAREKMAHASTIAGMAFGNAFLGICHSMAHKLGAQHHMPHGIAIAVLIEEVIKFNAVDIPVRQTSFPQNKYPDSKERYAAISNYLNLGGNTDDEKVGLLIKSITDLKKELNIPLTIKDTGVKEKDFYLTLDDMSEKAFDDQCTSANPRYPMISEIKQILINSFNKIK, encoded by the coding sequence ATGAAATTAACCAACGTAGAAGAATTAAATAAGAAACTAAAAAGTGTAAAAGAAGCTCAAGTAAAATTTTCAACTTATACCCAGGCTCAAGTAGATGAAATTTTTAAAAAAGTAGCAATGGCAGCCTTAGATGCTAGAATATCCCTTGCTAAAATGGCAGTGGAAGAAAGTGGTATGGGATTAGTAGAAGATAAGGTAATTAAGAATCATTTTGCAGCAGAATATATCTACAATAAATATAAAGATGAAAAAACATGTGGTGTTATCGAAAGAGATGAAACTTATGGTATAACAAAAATTGCAGAACCAATTGGTGTTATAGCAGCTATAGTGCCAACTACGAACCCAACATCTACAGTGATTTTCAAGTCATTAATCTCTTTGAAAACGAGAAATGGAATAATTTTTTCTCCTCATCCAAGATCAAAAAAATCAACAATAGCAACAGCGAAATTACTTTTGGATGCTGCAGTTAAGGCCGGAGCCCCTGAGGGAATAATAGATTGGATAGACAACCCATCTATCGAGCTTTCAAAAATACTTATGAGTGAAGCTGATGTGGTACTTGCTACAGGAGGCCCAGGTATGGTTAAATCGGCTTATTCATCAGGAAAACCAGCTATTGGTGTTGGACCAGGAAATACACCAGCTATAATTGATGAAAGTGCAGATATAAAAATGGCTGTAAGTTCAATAATACTATCCAAAACATATGATAATGGTACAATATGTGCTTCAGAACAATCTATAATAGTGTTAGATTCAATATACACTAAAGTTAAAAATGAACTTATTAAAAGAGGAGCTTACATGTTAACTCAGGATGAAATAGATAAGGTCAAAAATATTATGTTTAAAAATGATAAGATTAATCCAAATATAGTTGGAAAGTCTGCGTGTAACATAGCCAAGTTAGCAGATGTTAATGTACCGGAATGGACAAAAGTTCTTATAGGCGAAGTTAAATCAGTTGAACTAGATGAACTATTTTCACGTGAAAAACTATCAACAGTATTAGCTATGTATAAAGTAAAAAGTTTTGATGAAGCTTTAGAAAAAGCAGAAAGACTCATTGAATTAGGTGGTATGGGACATACATCTTCATTGTATGTAGATTCTTTGAGGGAAAAAGAGAAAGTAGAAAAATTCAGTTCTAAAATGAAAACTGTAAGAACTTTTATAAATATGCCTTCAGCTCAGGGAGCTAGTGGTGATTTATTTAATTTTAAAATAGCACCTTCATTTACCCTAGGCTGTGGATTTTGGGGAGGAAATTCAGTGTCAGAAAATGTAGGACCTAAACATTTGTTAAATATAAAAACAGTAGCAGAGAGAAGGGAAAATATGCTTTGGTTTAAAGTTCCAGAAAAAATATACTTCAAATATGGATGCTTAGAATCTGCACTTAAGGAATTAAAGGATATGGGCAAGAAGAGAGCATTTATTGTAACTGATAAAATGCTTTGTGAATTAGGTTATGCAGATAAAATAACAAAAGTACTTGAAAAAATCGATATAAGTTTCAAGGTGTTTTCAGATGTTAAGTCTGATCCTACACTTGAATGCGCTTATCAAGGTGCCAAAGAAATGCTTGAATTTGAGCCCGATACCATAATAACAATCGGTGGAGGATCAGCTATGGATGCAGCCAAAATCATGCAAGTGTTATATGAGCATCCAGAAGAAAAATTTGATGAGCTAGCAATGAAATTCATGGATATAAGAAAAAGAATACACCATTTTCCAAAGCTTGGAATTAAAGCTATATTAGTAGCCATACCAACAACTGCAGGTACTGGTTCAGAAGTAACACCCTTTGCAGTTATAACAGATGAGAAAACAGGAATGAAATATCCACTTTCGGATTATGAATTAACACCTAATATGGCAATTGTAGATGCAGAATTTATGATGAATATGCCGAAAGGTCTAACTGCAGCTACCGGAATAGATGCATTAAGTCATGCTATTGAAGCCTACGTATCTGTCATGGCTACGGATTATACAGATGGATTAGCTCTTCAAGCTATAAAAATGATATTTGAATATTTACCAGCAGCATATAGCGAAGGAACTACCAATATAGTTGCTAGAGAGAAAATGGCACATGCATCAACAATAGCAGGCATGGCATTTGGAAATGCATTTTTAGGAATATGTCATTCAATGGCACACAAATTAGGAGCACAACACCATATGCCTCATGGTATTGCTATTGCTGTATTGATTGAGGAAGTAATTAAATTTAATGCAGTAGATATTCCAGTAAGACAAACTTCATTCCCACAAAATAAATACCCAGATTCAAAAGAAAGATATGCTGCTATTTCTAATTATTTAAATCTTGGTGGAAATACAGATGATGAAAAAGTAGGTTTATTAATAAAATCAATTACTGATCTTAAAAAAGAATTAAATATTCCATTGACTATAAAAGATACAGGAGTTAAAGAAAAAGATTTCTATTTAACATTGGATGATATGTCAGAGAAAGCGTTTGATGATCAATGTACTAGCGCTAATCCTAGATATCCAATGATAAGTGAGATAAAACAGATATTAATAAATTCATTTAATAAAATTAAGTAA
- a CDS encoding ABC transporter permease, with the protein MLKLIKLEIKKFKLNKNVKTVMIINLIILAVLLLGVYSLKFNTKENMFRNYSDVFLYTGTIVRATFSIFAAALISKLIIGEYKCKTINIMFSYPIKRKKIMAAKLAIVVIFAFTTMILSNIFLIFSIYLLNIFANFIQIPLTQDILVKNLINIFVYSATFSFVSLIPLYIGMRNKSGSATIITSIIVVSLLNSGSNGDTLSSIIIVPIILAIIGVFVAYLSIKDIEKVDVTTP; encoded by the coding sequence ATGCTTAAATTAATTAAATTAGAAATCAAGAAATTTAAACTTAATAAAAATGTAAAAACAGTTATGATTATAAATTTAATTATACTAGCCGTTTTGCTTCTAGGTGTATATTCTTTAAAATTTAACACTAAGGAAAATATGTTCAGAAATTATAGTGATGTTTTTCTATATACAGGTACTATAGTAAGAGCTACTTTCTCAATTTTTGCAGCGGCTCTTATTTCTAAATTAATAATTGGTGAATACAAATGCAAAACAATAAATATTATGTTTAGCTATCCAATAAAAAGAAAAAAGATTATGGCAGCAAAGTTAGCTATTGTGGTTATATTTGCTTTTACAACTATGATTTTATCAAATATATTCTTGATATTCAGTATATATCTTCTAAATATATTTGCAAATTTTATTCAAATTCCTTTAACTCAAGATATTTTAGTGAAAAATTTAATTAATATTTTTGTGTATTCGGCAACATTTTCCTTTGTAAGTTTAATTCCACTATATATAGGTATGAGAAACAAATCAGGATCTGCCACAATAATAACTTCAATAATAGTTGTGAGTTTATTAAATAGTGGATCTAATGGCGATACATTAAGTTCTATAATCATAGTTCCTATCATTCTTGCTATTATAGGCGTTTTTGTAGCTTATTTATCCATAAAAGATATAGAAAAAGTAGATGTGACCACTCCTTAG
- a CDS encoding ABC transporter ATP-binding protein: protein MDYILRTINLSKKFIDNEVVTNVNMNIKKGEIYGFLGPNGAGKTTIMKMIINLVKPSIGEIEIFGEKLNFKAYEILKRIGSIIEYPVFYDKLTGRENLELHCEYMGYYDKSAINRALELVNLSGIDDKPVKNFSLGMKQRLGIARAIITKPEFLILDEPINGLDPIGIKQIRNLLKMLSKEYGITILISSHILSEIEQIADTIGIITNGILIKEVSMESIRTDHTEYVEINTKDFIKASYILENDLKISNFKIVDNTFIRIYDLKLAQKDISKALILKGIEIESINKKKSSLEDYFLKLLNGGNINA, encoded by the coding sequence ATGGATTATATATTAAGAACTATAAATTTATCGAAAAAATTTATAGACAATGAGGTTGTAACTAATGTAAATATGAATATCAAAAAAGGAGAAATATACGGGTTTTTAGGGCCCAATGGAGCTGGTAAGACTACAATTATGAAGATGATTATAAATCTTGTTAAACCAAGCATTGGGGAAATTGAAATTTTTGGTGAGAAACTAAATTTTAAAGCTTATGAAATTTTGAAACGGATAGGAAGCATCATTGAGTATCCTGTGTTTTACGATAAACTCACTGGTAGAGAGAATCTAGAGCTCCATTGTGAATATATGGGATATTACGATAAAAGTGCTATCAATAGGGCATTAGAACTAGTAAATTTAAGTGGTATAGATGATAAGCCAGTTAAGAATTTTTCTCTAGGAATGAAACAAAGACTAGGAATTGCAAGGGCAATTATAACAAAACCGGAGTTTTTAATATTAGATGAGCCTATTAATGGGCTTGATCCAATAGGTATCAAACAGATTAGAAATTTATTAAAAATGTTAAGCAAAGAATATGGTATTACCATTTTAATATCTAGTCATATTTTGAGCGAAATTGAACAAATAGCAGATACTATAGGGATAATAACTAATGGCATATTAATAAAAGAGGTCTCAATGGAAAGCATCAGAACAGATCATACAGAGTATGTAGAAATTAATACTAAAGACTTTATAAAAGCTTCTTATATTTTAGAAAATGATTTAAAAATTTCTAACTTTAAGATTGTAGACAATACATTTATAAGAATATATGACTTGAAGTTAGCTCAAAAAGATATTTCAAAAGCATTAATTTTAAAAGGTATTGAAATTGAATCTATAAATAAGAAAAAAAGTTCTTTAGAAGATTATTTCTTAAAGCTTTTAAATGGAGGTAATATAAATGCTTAA
- a CDS encoding sensor histidine kinase — protein sequence MITLLIIIIFILICIILFKTNVEKKRNNTLKYIQNKLNKIINENTNEKLLVETEDKELKKILVEINNLLDFNQKILADYRKKEISISKMLSNISHDLKTPLTVVLGYIETIKLDNNISKDERDLLLSNVYTKALEVIDLINEFFDLAKLESGDKDITISRVNINEICRKSILEFYENLTSKGYEVSIDIPSTNIYVLGNLDAIHRIMNNLISNAIKYGSDGKYLGLKLTYDDNCSYVEICDKGKGIEEINVDRVFERMYTLEDSRNKLYQGSGLGLTITKRLVEKLGGKISLESKPYEKTSFIFQLKRITY from the coding sequence GTGATTACTTTATTAATAATAATTATCTTTATTCTAATTTGTATAATACTTTTTAAGACTAATGTTGAAAAGAAGAGAAATAATACTTTAAAATATATTCAAAACAAGTTAAACAAAATTATAAATGAGAATACTAATGAAAAGCTCCTAGTTGAAACTGAGGATAAAGAGCTTAAAAAAATACTTGTAGAGATTAATAATCTTTTAGATTTTAATCAAAAAATATTGGCTGACTATAGAAAAAAGGAAATATCTATAAGCAAAATGTTATCAAACATTTCTCATGATTTAAAAACTCCACTCACAGTAGTATTAGGATATATCGAGACAATAAAATTAGACAACAATATTAGTAAGGATGAAAGGGACCTATTGCTTTCTAATGTTTATACCAAAGCTCTTGAAGTAATTGATCTTATCAATGAGTTCTTTGATTTGGCTAAGCTTGAATCAGGTGATAAGGATATAACTATATCAAGGGTCAATATAAACGAAATTTGCAGAAAAAGCATACTAGAATTTTATGAAAATTTGACTTCAAAAGGTTATGAAGTAAGTATAGATATTCCTAGTACCAACATTTATGTACTTGGTAATTTAGATGCCATTCATAGAATAATGAACAATTTAATTTCTAATGCAATTAAATATGGGAGTGATGGTAAATACTTAGGATTGAAATTAACTTATGATGATAACTGTTCTTATGTAGAAATTTGCGACAAAGGTAAAGGAATTGAAGAAATTAATGTTGACAGGGTATTTGAAAGGATGTACACCCTTGAAGATTCAAGAAATAAATTATATCAAGGAAGTGGATTAGGACTTACAATAACCAAAAGGCTTGTTGAGAAATTAGGTGGGAAGATATCACTAGAAAGCAAACCTTATGAAAAAACTAGCTTTATTTTTCAATTAAAGAGAATAACTTATTAG